A stretch of Allostreptomyces psammosilenae DNA encodes these proteins:
- a CDS encoding alpha/beta fold hydrolase, translated as MTQSTTERAVTLTSTVLGSGPGLLLAHGATGSIETNFAPVLPALAAGHTVVAPDYPGSGATPAATAPLTLDALADALVAEAEAAGVDRCTVLGFSLGTAVAVRAATRHPDRVAGLVLTAGFATPDPGLRRATHDWQRNVPAGHVRQVELVREVDTTADLAGITVPTLVIATTRDTLVAPVGSRALADGIPGARYTEIAADHLVMVERPDEWRDAVLRFLGEHRL; from the coding sequence ATGACCCAATCCACGACGGAGCGCGCCGTCACCCTCACTTCCACCGTGCTCGGTTCCGGCCCGGGGCTGCTGCTCGCCCACGGCGCCACCGGGAGCATCGAGACCAACTTCGCCCCGGTGCTGCCGGCCCTCGCCGCCGGCCACACCGTGGTCGCCCCCGACTACCCCGGCTCGGGGGCGACTCCCGCCGCCACCGCCCCGCTCACGCTGGACGCGCTGGCCGACGCCCTGGTCGCCGAGGCGGAGGCGGCCGGTGTGGACCGCTGCACGGTGCTCGGCTTCTCCCTGGGCACCGCGGTCGCCGTGCGGGCCGCCACGCGACACCCCGACCGGGTCGCGGGCCTGGTGCTCACCGCCGGCTTCGCCACGCCCGACCCCGGGCTGCGCCGGGCCACCCACGACTGGCAGCGCAACGTGCCGGCCGGTCACGTCAGGCAGGTCGAGCTGGTCCGTGAGGTGGACACCACCGCTGACCTGGCCGGGATCACCGTGCCCACGCTGGTCATCGCCACGACCCGGGACACGCTGGTCGCCCCGGTCGGCTCCCGGGCGCTGGCCGACGGCATCCCGGGCGCGCGGTACACCGAGATCGCCGCCGACCACCTGGTGATGGTGGAGCGCCCCGACGAGTGGCGGGACGCCGTCCTGCGCTTCCTCGGGGAACACCGCCTGTAA
- a CDS encoding SpoIIE family protein phosphatase: MNGTIPMERPAPDGVLPGTPLLDGRGGTRGNTDRELAVATVRLLLRAHTPGRPLPIGTPGTPAARRAPQAPDTPGVPGAPGPAGLPRTPGSPGSPDDCSVARLGWAEWDLRANTLYWSPGMYRVFDRRPQDGPLPLETLVAAIVGDELPALLREVHDCLVTHRATEAVHRYRLGGAERHVRVVAEPRVEEGRLATVRVVAADVTPLRRVESQLSRERQQAAVERRVLRRLREATRPRIHPGDGLAGLEVSVAYRPSEPEAQVGGDWFKVRALPAERVLLSVGDVCGHGLDAVSLMTQVRGALAGLAYSREDVGHLTGCLNALVCDAPDERTATAFVARFDAASRHLEWVSAGHPPPVLVREGTAMPLPGTQCPLLGAVPGLAYRATTTELRPGDLLLLHTDGLVERPGLDYDQGLRALLEAAGRCSGWTAADTVPAVLDHVHALLGAGPDDVCLMAARVR, encoded by the coding sequence ATGAACGGCACGATCCCCATGGAACGCCCCGCGCCGGACGGCGTCCTCCCCGGCACGCCCCTGCTGGACGGCCGCGGAGGGACCCGGGGAAACACCGACCGGGAGCTCGCCGTGGCCACCGTTCGACTGCTGCTGCGCGCCCACACGCCCGGACGTCCGCTCCCGATCGGCACCCCGGGCACCCCCGCCGCCCGGCGTGCCCCACAGGCCCCGGACACCCCGGGCGTCCCCGGCGCCCCCGGTCCTGCCGGCCTCCCCCGCACCCCCGGCTCCCCCGGCTCCCCTGACGACTGTTCGGTGGCCCGGCTGGGCTGGGCGGAGTGGGACCTGCGGGCGAACACCCTGTACTGGTCCCCCGGGATGTACCGGGTCTTCGACCGGCGCCCGCAGGACGGACCGCTGCCGCTGGAGACGCTGGTGGCCGCGATCGTCGGCGACGAACTGCCGGCGCTGCTGCGCGAGGTCCACGACTGCCTGGTCACCCACCGCGCCACGGAGGCGGTCCACCGCTACCGCCTGGGCGGCGCGGAGCGCCACGTGCGGGTCGTCGCCGAGCCCCGCGTGGAGGAGGGACGGCTGGCCACGGTGCGGGTGGTGGCCGCCGACGTCACCCCGCTGCGGCGGGTGGAGTCCCAGCTGTCGCGGGAACGTCAGCAGGCGGCGGTCGAGCGGCGCGTGCTGCGGCGTCTGCGCGAGGCCACCCGGCCGCGGATCCACCCGGGCGACGGGCTCGCCGGGCTGGAGGTGAGCGTCGCCTACCGCCCCAGCGAGCCGGAGGCGCAGGTCGGCGGCGACTGGTTCAAGGTGCGGGCGCTGCCAGCGGAGCGGGTGCTGCTCTCGGTCGGGGACGTGTGCGGACACGGCCTGGACGCGGTCTCGCTGATGACCCAGGTGCGCGGCGCCCTCGCCGGGCTGGCGTACTCCCGTGAGGACGTCGGCCACCTCACCGGGTGCCTGAACGCGCTGGTCTGCGACGCGCCGGACGAGCGGACGGCCACCGCCTTCGTCGCGCGCTTCGACGCCGCCTCCCGGCACCTGGAGTGGGTGAGCGCGGGCCACCCGCCGCCGGTCCTGGTCCGCGAGGGCACCGCGATGCCGCTGCCCGGCACCCAGTGCCCGCTGCTCGGGGCCGTGCCGGGGCTCGCCTACCGGGCCACGACCACCGAGCTGCGGCCCGGGGACCTGCTCCTGCTGCACACCGACGGGCTGGTCGAGCGGCCCGGTCTGGACTACGACCAGGGTCTGAGGGCGCTGCTGGAGGCCGCAGGCCGCTGCTCCGGGTGGACCGCGGCGGACACCGTGCCGGCCGTGCTGGACCACGTCCACGCGCTGCTCGGCGCGGGCCCGGACGACGTCTGCCTGATGGCCGCGCGCGTCCGGTAG
- a CDS encoding carbohydrate kinase family protein produces MSERYVVVGEALVDLVGQPDGRTFVAHPGGSPANVAFGLARLGRSATLVTQLGPDPLGELVREHLLGAGVELDPAADGAERRTSTALVALDAKGAASYDFHIDWELPGLPELAADAVVLHTGSIAAAMLPGADTVEELFRRERERGAVTLSFDPNCRPALMEPHERAVARVERLVALSDVVKVSDEDLGWLYPGEPVERVAARWQASGPALVAVTRGGEGVHAVAASGAVDRPAVPVRVVDTVGAGDSFMSGLLDALGSHGLLGGERREALRAITGEELTAVVGHAALAAAITCSRSGAMPPTSDELAEAAGAGGVQATGAEAANA; encoded by the coding sequence ATGTCCGAGCGGTACGTGGTGGTCGGCGAGGCTCTGGTGGACCTGGTGGGGCAGCCCGACGGGCGCACCTTCGTGGCGCATCCGGGGGGCAGCCCGGCGAACGTGGCCTTCGGCCTGGCCCGGCTCGGCCGGTCGGCGACCCTGGTGACCCAGCTGGGGCCGGACCCGCTCGGGGAGTTGGTGCGCGAGCACCTGCTGGGGGCCGGGGTGGAGCTGGACCCGGCCGCCGACGGCGCGGAGCGGCGGACCAGCACCGCGCTGGTCGCGCTGGACGCCAAGGGGGCGGCCTCGTACGACTTCCACATCGACTGGGAGCTGCCGGGGCTGCCCGAGCTCGCGGCGGACGCGGTGGTGCTGCACACCGGGTCGATCGCGGCGGCGATGCTGCCGGGCGCCGACACCGTGGAGGAGTTGTTCCGCCGGGAGCGGGAGCGCGGGGCGGTGACGCTCTCCTTCGACCCGAACTGCCGGCCGGCCCTGATGGAGCCGCACGAGCGGGCGGTGGCCCGGGTGGAGCGCCTGGTGGCGCTGAGCGACGTGGTGAAGGTGAGTGACGAGGACCTGGGGTGGCTCTACCCCGGTGAGCCGGTGGAGCGGGTGGCCGCGCGCTGGCAGGCGAGCGGTCCCGCGCTGGTGGCGGTGACCCGTGGCGGGGAGGGCGTGCACGCGGTGGCCGCCTCGGGCGCGGTGGACCGCCCCGCCGTGCCGGTGCGGGTGGTGGACACCGTGGGCGCGGGCGACTCCTTCATGTCCGGGCTGCTGGACGCCCTCGGCAGCCACGGGCTGCTCGGCGGCGAGCGCCGGGAGGCGCTGCGCGCCATCACCGGGGAGGAGCTGACCGCCGTGGTCGGCCACGCCGCGCTGGCCGCCGCCATCACCTGCTCGCGCAGCGGCGCCATGCCGCCCACCTCCGACGAACTGGCCGAGGCCGCTGGGGCCGGCGGGGTGCAGGCCACCGGGGCGGAGGCCGCGAACGCGTAG
- a CDS encoding siderophore-interacting protein, with protein MSGTSTITANPFRFFDLSVVRAARLGPSVVRITFGGESLSAFAGGGRDQSLSLFLPQPGQPAPVLPAEDCDDWFAAWRAVDDGVRAVMRSYTVRESRREPDHEIDIDFVLHGDAGPASRWAARARVGDRVVVLGPAVPENSGVRFQPVPGTDWVLLAADETALPAVEGILAWLPAGTRAKVWIEVPHAEDARPLPTEADAEITWLPRDAPADRRRGLVEAVGAAELPAGSPYAWIAGEAGTVRALRRHLVGERGLDRRSVTFVGYWRRGASEEDLRNEAMAAAVAGDA; from the coding sequence ATGAGCGGCACGAGCACGATCACGGCCAACCCGTTCCGCTTCTTCGACCTGAGCGTCGTACGGGCCGCGCGGCTCGGGCCGTCGGTGGTGCGGATCACCTTCGGCGGCGAGTCGCTGAGCGCGTTCGCCGGCGGGGGCCGTGACCAGAGCCTGTCGCTGTTCCTGCCGCAGCCGGGGCAGCCGGCGCCGGTCCTCCCCGCCGAGGACTGCGACGACTGGTTCGCCGCCTGGCGGGCCGTCGACGACGGGGTGCGCGCCGTGATGCGGTCGTACACCGTCCGGGAGAGCCGCCGCGAGCCGGACCACGAGATCGACATCGACTTCGTGCTGCACGGCGACGCGGGCCCGGCCTCCCGCTGGGCCGCCCGGGCCCGGGTCGGCGACCGGGTCGTCGTGCTCGGTCCGGCGGTCCCGGAGAACTCCGGGGTGCGTTTCCAGCCGGTGCCGGGCACCGACTGGGTGCTGCTCGCCGCCGACGAGACCGCGTTGCCGGCGGTCGAGGGCATCCTGGCCTGGCTGCCCGCCGGGACCCGGGCCAAGGTCTGGATCGAGGTCCCGCACGCCGAGGACGCCCGGCCGCTGCCCACCGAGGCGGACGCCGAGATCACCTGGCTGCCCCGGGACGCTCCCGCCGACCGCCGCCGGGGCCTGGTCGAGGCGGTGGGCGCGGCCGAGTTGCCGGCCGGCAGCCCGTACGCCTGGATCGCCGGTGAGGCGGGTACGGTGCGGGCGCTCCGCCGCCACCTGGTCGGCGAGCGGGGCCTGGACCGCCGGTCGGTCACCTTCGTGGGCTACTGGCGCCGTGGGGCGAGCGAGGAGGACCTGCGGAACGAGGCCATGGCCGCGGCGGTCGCGGGCGACGCCTGA
- a CDS encoding endonuclease/exonuclease/phosphatase family protein yields the protein MLLPSGPGRRLAAALAVVLLGGTTLPLLCRAFGWDDVTPWAQLLAFFPYLLVPAGLALLLAAVARWPVGVVWALLAAIGVGWLLVPAPGPATAEGAASPAPVATRLRILTANLLFGTATDALVDLLAGQRPDIVALQECDTACGERLQRPDLLAAYPHRLLRTAPGGEGSAILSRHPLRPAEDVPGLLAMPGAVATIAGQEVRVQVAHPMPPLPDGVGRWSAELGNVREFARRRAAEGGPTILAGDFNATRYHSGFRAILAEGGLFDAAETAGRHLTPTWHGPLGLGTPIDHVLLSEEFRVRAVSVTDLPGSDHRAVLAEVDFHPVD from the coding sequence GTGCTCCTGCCGAGCGGGCCGGGGCGCCGGCTGGCCGCCGCCCTCGCGGTGGTGCTGCTCGGCGGGACCACGTTGCCGCTGCTGTGCCGCGCGTTCGGCTGGGACGACGTCACCCCGTGGGCGCAGCTGCTGGCGTTCTTCCCCTACCTGCTGGTGCCCGCCGGCCTCGCGCTGCTGCTGGCGGCGGTGGCGCGTTGGCCGGTCGGGGTGGTCTGGGCGCTGCTGGCGGCCATCGGCGTGGGGTGGCTGCTGGTGCCGGCGCCGGGCCCGGCGACCGCCGAGGGGGCGGCGAGCCCCGCGCCTGTGGCCACCCGGCTGCGGATCCTGACCGCCAATCTGCTCTTCGGCACGGCCACCGATGCGCTGGTGGACCTGCTGGCCGGGCAGCGGCCCGACATCGTGGCGCTCCAGGAGTGCGACACGGCCTGCGGCGAGCGGCTCCAGCGGCCGGACCTGCTGGCCGCCTATCCGCACCGTCTGCTGCGGACGGCCCCGGGCGGCGAGGGCTCGGCGATCCTCAGCCGCCATCCGCTGCGGCCGGCGGAGGACGTTCCGGGCCTGTTGGCCATGCCCGGCGCGGTGGCGACCATCGCCGGGCAGGAGGTGCGGGTGCAGGTGGCGCACCCGATGCCGCCGCTCCCGGACGGTGTGGGGCGCTGGAGCGCCGAGCTCGGGAACGTGCGGGAGTTCGCGCGGAGGCGCGCGGCGGAGGGCGGGCCGACGATTCTGGCGGGGGACTTCAACGCCACCCGGTACCACTCCGGGTTCCGGGCGATCCTAGCCGAGGGGGGCCTCTTCGACGCGGCGGAGACGGCCGGCCGGCATCTGACGCCGACCTGGCACGGGCCGTTGGGCCTGGGCACGCCGATCGATCACGTGCTGCTGTCGGAGGAGTTCCGGGTGCGGGCGGTCTCCGTCACCGACCTGCCCGGCTCCGACCATCGGGCGGTGCTGGCGGAGGTGGACTTCCACCCGGTCGACTGA
- a CDS encoding sugar phosphate isomerase/epimerase family protein yields the protein MSVPRFSLNSQTIKQWSLEELVSGCVAADVSAVGLWREPVQEYGLERAAKLVRDAGLSVTSLCRGGFFTATDPAERAAKLDDNRTAIEEAATLGTDTLVLVSGGIPQGGTVGDARSMVADALAELAPFAGEHGVRLAIEPLHPMFCSDRCVVSTLGQALDLAAPFPTEQVGVVVDTYHIWWDPQVREQIVRAGREGRIASFQVADWITPLPEGVLLGRGQLGDGAIEMRALREVTDEAGWAGRPIEVEIFNEALWSRDGSEVLRETLERFTEHVL from the coding sequence GTGAGCGTGCCCCGCTTCTCCCTCAACTCCCAGACCATCAAGCAGTGGAGCCTGGAGGAACTGGTCTCCGGCTGTGTCGCGGCCGACGTGAGCGCCGTCGGCCTGTGGCGTGAGCCGGTGCAGGAGTACGGCCTGGAGCGCGCCGCGAAGCTGGTGCGCGACGCCGGACTCTCCGTCACCAGCCTGTGCCGCGGCGGGTTCTTCACCGCGACCGACCCCGCCGAGCGCGCCGCGAAGCTGGACGACAACCGGACCGCGATCGAGGAGGCCGCCACCCTCGGCACCGACACCCTCGTCCTGGTCAGCGGCGGCATCCCGCAGGGCGGCACGGTCGGCGACGCCCGGTCCATGGTGGCCGACGCCCTCGCGGAGCTCGCCCCGTTCGCCGGCGAGCACGGCGTGCGCCTGGCCATCGAGCCGCTGCACCCGATGTTCTGCTCGGACCGGTGCGTGGTCTCCACCCTCGGCCAGGCCCTCGACCTCGCCGCGCCGTTCCCGACCGAGCAGGTCGGCGTGGTCGTGGACACCTACCACATCTGGTGGGACCCGCAGGTGCGCGAGCAGATCGTCCGCGCCGGCCGGGAGGGACGCATCGCCTCCTTCCAGGTCGCCGACTGGATCACGCCGCTGCCGGAGGGCGTGCTGCTCGGCCGCGGGCAGCTCGGCGACGGCGCCATCGAGATGAGGGCGCTGCGCGAGGTCACCGACGAGGCGGGCTGGGCCGGCCGCCCGATCGAGGTGGAGATCTTCAACGAGGCCCTGTGGAGCCGGGACGGCTCCGAAGTGCTCCGGGAGACCCTGGAACGCTTCACCGAGCACGTCCTGTAA
- a CDS encoding dihydrodipicolinate synthase family protein → MTDTTSTAAAAGPASRVVFAAAHVVADTAADTTPDSPAALDWDATLAFRHHLWQLGFGVAEAMDTAQRGQGLDWPAAAELIRRSAKEAAAVGGSIACGVGTDQLTAAPSGPNPLDEIVAAYTEQLDVVQEAGAQPILMASRHLAAVAKGPEDYAAVYARLLDQADQPVILHWLGPMFDPALTGYWGDADLDAATETFLGVIAQNSAKVDGIKISLLDAEREIQLRRRLPEGVRCYTGDDFNYPELIAGDEQGYSHALLGIFDPIAPLAARAFGALDAGDTAGFREILDPSVELSRHLFAAPTRFYKTGVVFLAWLAGYQNHFRMVGGMEGARSVPHLVKAHRLAAELGLLPDPELAEHRLGLLLEVAGNPKGVGA, encoded by the coding sequence ATGACCGACACCACCAGCACCGCCGCCGCGGCCGGGCCCGCCTCCCGCGTGGTCTTCGCCGCCGCCCACGTCGTCGCCGACACCGCCGCCGACACCACCCCCGACAGCCCCGCGGCGCTCGACTGGGACGCCACCCTGGCCTTCCGCCACCACCTGTGGCAGCTCGGCTTCGGCGTCGCCGAGGCCATGGACACCGCCCAGCGCGGGCAGGGCCTCGACTGGCCGGCCGCCGCCGAGCTGATCCGACGCAGCGCCAAGGAGGCCGCCGCCGTCGGCGGCTCCATCGCCTGCGGCGTCGGCACCGACCAGCTCACCGCCGCGCCCAGCGGCCCCAACCCGCTGGACGAGATCGTCGCCGCCTACACCGAGCAGCTCGACGTGGTCCAGGAGGCCGGCGCCCAGCCCATCCTGATGGCCAGCCGGCACCTCGCCGCCGTCGCCAAGGGCCCGGAGGACTACGCCGCCGTCTACGCCCGGCTGCTGGACCAGGCCGACCAGCCGGTCATCCTGCACTGGCTCGGCCCCATGTTCGACCCGGCGCTCACCGGCTACTGGGGCGACGCCGACCTCGACGCCGCCACCGAGACCTTCCTCGGCGTCATCGCGCAGAACTCCGCCAAGGTCGACGGCATCAAGATCTCCCTGCTGGACGCCGAGCGGGAGATCCAGCTGCGCCGCCGGCTCCCCGAGGGCGTGCGCTGCTACACCGGCGACGACTTCAACTACCCCGAGCTGATCGCCGGGGACGAGCAGGGCTACAGCCACGCCCTGCTGGGCATCTTCGACCCGATCGCCCCGCTGGCCGCCCGTGCCTTCGGCGCGCTCGACGCCGGGGACACCGCCGGCTTCCGGGAGATCCTCGACCCCAGCGTGGAGCTCTCCCGCCACCTCTTCGCCGCGCCCACCCGCTTCTACAAGACCGGCGTGGTCTTCCTGGCCTGGCTGGCCGGGTACCAGAACCACTTCCGGATGGTCGGCGGCATGGAGGGCGCCCGCTCGGTGCCGCACCTCGTCAAGGCCCACCGCCTGGCCGCCGAGCTCGGCCTGCTGCCCGACCCGGAGCTCGCCGAGCACCGCCTCGGCCTGCTGCTGGAGGTCGCCGGCAACCCCAAGGGGGTCGGCGCGTGA
- a CDS encoding Gfo/Idh/MocA family protein has product MTRRTIGIAMNGVTGRMGYRQHLVRSILAIREQGGVPLADGTVIWPEPVLIGRNESKIRALAERHGIEQWSTDLAGTLAREDIEIYFDAQVTSAREKSVRAAIDAGKHIYCEKPTAVDLDGALELARHARAAGVRTGVVQDKLFLPGLLKLKRLIDGGFFGRILSVRGEFGYWVFEGDWQEAQRPSWNYRSEDGGGIVVDMFPHWEYVLHTLFGRVNSVQALTATHIPQRVDENGHTYQATADDAAYGIFELSGGIIAQINSSWTTRVDRDELVEFHVDGTEGSAVAGLRNCRVQHRSLTPKPVWNPDLPVTESFREQWSQVPDNDTFDNGFKAQWELFLKHVVADEPWSWDLLAGARGVQLAELGLRSAREGRRLDVPELTL; this is encoded by the coding sequence GTGACCCGCAGGACCATCGGTATCGCCATGAACGGCGTGACCGGCCGCATGGGCTACCGCCAGCACCTGGTGCGGTCCATCCTGGCCATCCGCGAGCAGGGCGGCGTTCCGCTCGCCGACGGCACGGTCATCTGGCCCGAGCCCGTCCTGATCGGCCGCAACGAGAGCAAGATCCGCGCGCTGGCCGAGCGCCACGGCATCGAGCAGTGGAGCACCGACCTCGCCGGCACGCTGGCCCGCGAGGACATCGAGATCTACTTCGACGCCCAGGTCACCTCGGCCCGGGAGAAGTCCGTGCGCGCCGCGATCGACGCCGGCAAGCACATCTACTGCGAGAAGCCCACCGCCGTGGACCTCGACGGCGCGCTGGAGCTCGCCCGGCACGCCCGCGCCGCCGGCGTGCGCACCGGCGTGGTCCAGGACAAGCTGTTCCTCCCCGGCCTGCTCAAGCTCAAGCGGCTGATCGACGGCGGCTTCTTCGGCCGCATCCTCTCCGTGCGCGGCGAGTTCGGCTACTGGGTCTTCGAGGGCGACTGGCAGGAGGCCCAGCGCCCCTCCTGGAACTACCGCAGCGAGGACGGCGGCGGCATCGTCGTCGACATGTTCCCGCACTGGGAGTACGTCCTGCACACCCTGTTCGGGCGGGTCAACAGCGTCCAGGCGCTCACCGCCACCCACATCCCGCAGCGGGTGGACGAGAACGGCCACACCTACCAGGCCACCGCCGACGACGCCGCCTACGGCATATTCGAGCTCTCCGGCGGCATCATCGCCCAGATCAACTCCTCCTGGACCACCCGCGTCGACCGCGACGAGCTGGTGGAGTTCCACGTCGACGGCACCGAGGGCAGCGCCGTCGCCGGCCTGCGCAACTGCCGCGTCCAGCACCGCTCGCTCACCCCGAAGCCGGTGTGGAACCCCGACCTGCCGGTCACCGAGTCCTTCCGCGAGCAGTGGTCGCAGGTCCCGGACAACGACACCTTCGACAACGGCTTCAAGGCCCAGTGGGAGCTGTTCCTCAAGCACGTCGTCGCCGACGAGCCGTGGTCCTGGGACCTCCTCGCCGGAGCCCGCGGCGTCCAGCTCGCCGAGCTGGGCCTGCGCTCCGCCCGCGAGGGCCGCCGCCTCGACGTGCCCGAGCTGACCCTGTGA